A single window of Pieris napi chromosome 8, ilPieNapi1.2, whole genome shotgun sequence DNA harbors:
- the LOC125051667 gene encoding putative nuclease HARBI1: MENIERVLTSIENIETLGTAADMNPRMPKLYVRNEYNQNPFELYSENEFKRRYRFFKHTVLNVILPLIITNLQPFNNRGLPILPQLQILIALRFYATGCFQMVCGDLNSISQSSVCLIVNKVSAELSKLLPRFVNFPRNMTTVKRKFEELGKSNTHHGLNNIIGAIDCTHIKINRPRGITHSEAYRNRKGYFSVNVQAIIGPDLEIFDIVTRWPGSSHDSRIFRNSQAYARLVNGELEGVLVGDSGYPALNFMLTPLLNPQTRADNNYNYSQLRTRNIVERFFGVWKKKFPCLQRGLRSKLTNTSNIIIACAVLHNIGVQRGDVYDDGDLTDQTPEVEQHRNNERSTTGLAFRQSVIAQFN, translated from the exons ATGGAGAATATAGAGAGAGTTCTAACTTCAATAGAAAACATTGAAACGTTAGGAACTGCAGCCGATATGAATCCCCGTATGCCTAAGCTATATGTTCGGAACGAATACAACCAAAATCCTTTCGAGCTGTACAGTgagaatgaatttaaaagaaggtaccgtttttttaaacacacggTACTAAATGTGATCCTGCCACTGATAATTACAAACTTACAACCTTTTAATAACAGAGGATTGCCAATTCTACCGCAATTGCAAATACTTATTGCATTAAGGTTTTATGCAACTGGATGTTTTCAG ATGGTGTGTGGTGATTTGAACAGCATAAGCCAATCTTCAGTGtgcttaattgtaaataaagtttccgcagagttgagtaaattacttcctagatttgtgaattttccaagaaatatgaCCACAGTCAAAAGGAAGTTTGAAGAATTAGGAAAATCTAATACGCACCATGgcctaaataatataatcggaGCTATTGACTGTAcccacattaaaattaatagacccAGAGGTATCACCCACTCTGAAGCATACAGGAATAGAAAAGggtatttttctgtaaatgtgcAAGCTATAATAGGGCCTGATCtcgaaatatttgatatagtgACTAGGTGGCCTGGAAGTTCACACGACAGCAGGATATTTAGAAACAGCCAGGCGTATGCAAGACTGGTAAATGGTGAACTAGAAGGAGTTTTAGTAGGTGACAGCGGCTATCCAGCACTGAACTTCATGTTAACACCACTTTTGAATCCACAAACAAGagctgacaataattataattattctcaatTGAGAACTAGGAATATTGTTGAAAGGTTTTTCGGAGTGTGGAAAAAGAAATTTCCATGTTTGCAGAGAGGACTACGatcaaaattgacaaatacCAGCAACATAATTATAGCTTGTGctgtattacataatataggtGTACAGAGAGGGGATGTTTATGACGATGGTGATCTTACTGATCAAACACCAGAAGTCGAACAACACAGAAACAATGAAAGATCTACTACAGGTCTAGCATTCCGGCAATCTGTGATTGCACAATTTAACTAG
- the LOC125051668 gene encoding myb/SANT-like DNA-binding domain-containing protein 3 has product MDKKKQKPYSEYERQLLVQLVQSKIGILENRKTDAVSQKKKHEAWEELAIEFNNSNVSHTADSKQLKKMWQNMKAKARDAKTLEAQRKRTGGGPAPPEMGPMDTQVIAVMPQIMPSIDVPIDCDTLTTVEAGTGYDNDGESWRPKRARVSSIEATLESVIQPGTSQDWTDEAGLTETSVEVTTKSEPSQLSATPSAIRKNKTSFEDIKKKLLWQELDNNKKKFEIEVEHMKLKNQLEIEFLRHKYKLELEILQFKKESENK; this is encoded by the exons atggataaaaaaaaacagaagccTTACTCGGAATATGAGAGGCAACTGCTTGTACAGTTGGTTCAGTCAAAGATTGGCATTCTAGAGAACAGGAAGACGGACGCCGTTTcccaaaaaaagaaacacgaGGCTTGGGAAGAATTAGCAATAGAATTTAATAACTCTAACGTGTCACATACT GCTGAttctaaacaattaaaaaagatgTGGCAAAATATGAAGGCAAAAGCTAGGGATGCCAAAACCCTTGAAGCCCAAAGGAAGAGGACAGGAGGAGGACCAGCACCGCCTGAAATGGGGCCAATGGACACTCAAGTGATTGCAGTCATGCCACAAATAATGCCATCAATAGATGTGCCAATAGACTGTGACACATTAACTACAGTAGAAG CTGGTACTGGTTATGACAACGACGGTGAAAGCTGGAGACCAAAGAGGGCAAGAGTGTCCAGTATAGAGGCCACACTTGAATCTGTAATTCAGCCGGGAACAAGCCAGGACTGGACTGATGAAGCTGGGTTAACGGAAACCAGTGTTGAGGTCACCACTAAAAGTGAACCCTCTCAGCTATCAGCTACACCATCAGCgatcagaaaaaataaaacttcatttgaggatattaaaaaaaaattgctgtgGCAAGAGTTagacaacaacaaaaaaaaatttgagataGAAGTGGAACACATGAAACTAAAAAATCAGTTAGAAATCGAATTTCTtcgacataaatataaattagaactagaaattttacagtttaaaaaagaatctgaaaataaatga